One Candidatus Ancaeobacter aquaticus DNA segment encodes these proteins:
- a CDS encoding V-type ATPase 116kDa subunit family protein yields the protein MSIVPLTKITLIGFLNDKEKILAGLQDIGCVHVEPLRQQQGFHATSAPEKEAYDALRFLLSCPKRLRQECSDKGFDPDLVKEQALEIKTKIHDLEIQLDGIRGRIAGMKPWGDFRLPSENELNGMKLWFYVVPHPLMSIVQTLPLVWKTVYRDQSNCFVIVISNDEPHGIPVLRTHAGTHSLSELERKETLLMNEAADLQSKRKDLTRWCDLYMSEMWRLENKADVEEVSWQTRDQEELFALRGWAPQDSVKKLQDFARAACSAIFIEEPHPDELPPTLLRNSNIFAGGADLVSFYMTPSYKLWDPSAIVFVSFAIFFAMIISDAGYGLVMGAIILWKWKAFSKSERGKNFRILCLALTATTIVWGIIVGSYFGLTLGENSFLGHLKIFDVNNVHVMMPLVIIIGMLHLILSNFCDAWRKRGMSQMYAPIGWAALIFGGGMFYVSSMMHAYKVPMHICGWILIGAGALMILLFTGEGKITIKRLLKGAEGLTRVSAVFGDILSYMRIFALGLAAVSLALTFNKLSKQVADALPVIGIFFAILILLFGHTLNFLLGIVSGFVHGLRLNFIEFFNWSMHEEGRPFKTFAKRKLGK from the coding sequence ATGAGCATTGTTCCGCTAACGAAGATCACACTTATTGGTTTCTTGAATGACAAGGAAAAGATCCTTGCGGGTCTTCAGGATATTGGTTGTGTTCATGTCGAGCCCTTGCGTCAACAGCAGGGATTCCACGCGACTTCTGCCCCTGAGAAAGAGGCATATGATGCTCTCCGTTTTCTCCTTAGCTGTCCTAAGCGTTTACGCCAGGAATGCTCTGATAAAGGGTTTGATCCGGACCTCGTTAAGGAACAGGCACTGGAAATAAAAACAAAAATTCATGATTTGGAAATACAGCTTGATGGTATCCGTGGCCGTATTGCAGGAATGAAACCATGGGGAGATTTCAGGCTGCCGTCCGAGAATGAATTAAATGGAATGAAGTTATGGTTCTATGTTGTCCCTCATCCTCTTATGAGTATCGTTCAAACACTCCCGCTTGTGTGGAAGACGGTCTATCGTGACCAATCAAATTGTTTTGTTATCGTTATTTCTAATGATGAACCCCACGGGATTCCGGTTTTACGGACCCATGCAGGAACGCATTCACTAAGCGAACTTGAAAGAAAAGAGACTTTATTGATGAATGAAGCGGCGGACCTGCAATCAAAAAGGAAGGATCTTACACGGTGGTGTGATCTATACATGAGTGAAATGTGGAGGTTGGAGAATAAAGCGGATGTCGAAGAAGTCAGCTGGCAGACACGGGATCAGGAGGAACTTTTCGCATTAAGGGGATGGGCGCCGCAAGATTCCGTTAAAAAACTGCAGGATTTTGCACGTGCTGCCTGTTCAGCGATATTTATTGAGGAACCTCATCCTGATGAACTCCCTCCCACGCTTTTGCGTAACAGCAACATTTTTGCAGGCGGCGCGGACCTTGTAAGTTTTTATATGACACCTTCATACAAATTGTGGGATCCTTCGGCCATCGTTTTTGTTTCATTTGCAATTTTCTTTGCAATGATTATTTCGGATGCGGGATACGGTTTGGTAATGGGAGCGATAATTTTATGGAAATGGAAGGCGTTTTCAAAGAGTGAACGCGGGAAAAATTTTCGCATACTGTGTTTGGCGTTAACCGCAACAACAATTGTATGGGGAATTATCGTGGGAAGTTATTTTGGATTGACCCTCGGTGAAAATTCGTTTCTGGGACATTTAAAAATATTTGACGTCAATAATGTCCATGTAATGATGCCTCTGGTTATTATTATAGGAATGCTGCATTTGATCCTGTCAAATTTCTGTGATGCATGGCGTAAGAGGGGAATGTCCCAGATGTATGCACCTATCGGATGGGCTGCATTAATCTTTGGCGGTGGTATGTTCTATGTCAGTAGTATGATGCACGCTTATAAAGTACCCATGCATATTTGTGGATGGATATTGATTGGTGCAGGTGCGTTGATGATACTTTTATTTACAGGTGAAGGAAAGATTACAATAAAGCGTCTGTTAAAAGGCGCTGAAGGTTTAACACGTGTGAGTGCAGTCTTCGGAGATATATTGAGTTATATGAGAATTTTTGCGCTTGGTCTTGCCGCTGTTTCATTGGCACTTACTTTTAATAAACTCAGCAAGCAGGTTGCAGACGCATTACCTGTTATTGGTATATTCTTTGCTATCTTGATACTTTTGTTTGGCCACACGCTGAATTTCCTTCTGGGAATAGTAAGCGGTTTTGTTCATGGGCTGAGACTCAATTTTATAGAGTTTTTTAACTGGAGTATGCACGAAGAGGGAAGGCCGTTTAAAACGTTTGCAAAACGAAAACTTGGCAAATGA
- a CDS encoding V-type ATP synthase subunit D, translating into MAKISYNKSYLQKQNEQLKLYRKLLPSLDLKRRQLTFERVREQKMHEALSTQKKKLAETIGVQLPMLARTQIDLRDLVKITTLKIEEENIVGIRLPVLREVVCEIVDYSMFVKPQWVDFFVEKVRDMLTLCFKVKIAGQRVELLRKGVKHITQRVNLFEKILIPEAKETIFRIKIFLDDAERSAVVRAKIAKQKHLKENLQRVEEPV; encoded by the coding sequence ATGGCAAAGATATCTTACAATAAGAGTTATTTGCAGAAACAGAACGAACAGCTCAAGCTTTATCGGAAGCTTCTGCCTTCGCTTGACCTGAAACGCCGCCAGCTTACCTTTGAGCGCGTCCGTGAGCAGAAAATGCATGAGGCACTTAGCACACAGAAGAAAAAACTTGCAGAAACAATAGGCGTTCAACTGCCTATGCTTGCCAGAACGCAGATAGATCTCAGGGATCTTGTCAAGATTACCACTCTTAAGATAGAAGAAGAAAATATCGTGGGGATACGGCTGCCTGTCTTACGCGAGGTAGTGTGCGAAATCGTGGATTATTCGATGTTCGTTAAACCGCAGTGGGTTGACTTTTTTGTGGAGAAGGTCAGAGATATGCTCACGCTGTGTTTTAAGGTGAAGATCGCCGGCCAGCGCGTTGAGCTCTTGCGTAAGGGCGTCAAGCATATTACGCAGAGGGTAAATCTGTTTGAAAAGATCCTTATTCCCGAAGCGAAAGAAACGATATTCCGGATAAAAATATTCCTTGATGATGCCGAGAGATCTGCTGTTGTCAGGGCCAAGATCGCCAAGCAAAAACACCTTAAAGAGAATTTACAGAGAGTGGAAGAACCCGTATGA
- a CDS encoding V-type ATP synthase subunit B, with translation MTDVLVRYTGICDIVGDLIRVKADNVAFGDIAVVENVDGEKSFATVVELNGDMVSLQVFTGGKGLSTDAMIRFLGHPFEVTYSHNILGRIFGGSGQPIDGGPLLKGDPMIPVGGPTVNPMMRVLPNKMIQTCVPMIDLFNCLVESQKIPIFSVAGEPYNELLARIGFQADADIVVFGGMGLIFDDYYFFRNAFESHGVFHKTAMFVNLASDPIVERLLVIDMALAVAEKFAVEENKRVLVLLTDMTAYADVMKELGIALERIPATRGYMGDLYTQLAKRYEKACDFKGAGSVTILTVTTMPGNDLTHPVPDNTGYITEGQFYLHDKMIDPFGSLSRLKQHVVGKVTREDHPHIMNTMIRFYASGKEAERKKAMAFELSAFDEKLLKYDTLFKKRFLDINVSMPLNDALDLCWQTLAECFEPSELLMKQNLIDKYYPKRKFSA, from the coding sequence ATGACGGATGTGCTTGTACGTTATACCGGTATTTGTGATATCGTTGGCGATTTGATCAGGGTCAAAGCGGATAACGTGGCCTTTGGTGATATAGCCGTTGTTGAAAATGTTGACGGTGAGAAATCTTTTGCCACGGTGGTGGAACTTAACGGTGATATGGTAAGTCTACAGGTTTTTACCGGAGGAAAAGGTCTTTCCACCGATGCAATGATACGATTCCTCGGCCATCCTTTTGAAGTAACTTATTCTCACAATATTCTTGGACGTATTTTTGGGGGGTCCGGTCAACCTATTGACGGTGGACCGCTTCTCAAGGGTGATCCTATGATACCTGTAGGTGGACCTACGGTAAATCCGATGATGCGTGTCTTGCCGAATAAGATGATTCAGACTTGTGTTCCAATGATCGACCTTTTTAATTGTCTTGTTGAAAGTCAAAAGATACCTATCTTCTCTGTCGCTGGTGAGCCTTATAACGAACTGCTTGCGCGCATAGGTTTTCAAGCGGATGCGGACATCGTTGTATTTGGGGGGATGGGACTTATCTTTGACGATTACTATTTTTTTAGAAACGCGTTTGAATCACACGGTGTTTTTCATAAGACGGCGATGTTTGTCAATCTTGCCTCTGACCCGATAGTGGAGAGACTGCTTGTGATTGACATGGCCCTTGCGGTTGCTGAGAAGTTTGCAGTTGAGGAGAACAAGAGGGTATTGGTCCTTTTGACAGACATGACCGCTTATGCTGATGTTATGAAAGAACTCGGTATCGCGCTGGAACGGATCCCCGCGACACGCGGATATATGGGGGACCTGTATACTCAGCTTGCGAAGCGTTATGAAAAGGCATGTGATTTTAAAGGGGCCGGATCAGTCACGATTCTCACGGTAACTACGATGCCGGGAAACGACCTGACACACCCCGTGCCTGACAATACCGGTTATATTACCGAAGGGCAGTTTTACCTGCACGATAAGATGATCGATCCTTTTGGTTCACTGTCCCGCTTGAAACAACATGTTGTCGGAAAGGTTACCCGCGAAGACCATCCTCATATAATGAATACCATGATCAGATTCTACGCGAGCGGTAAAGAGGCTGAGCGCAAAAAGGCTATGGCGTTTGAGTTGTCTGCGTTTGACGAAAAGCTGCTGAAATACGATACGCTTTTCAAAAAACGTTTCCTTGATATAAACGTATCAATGCCTCTTAATGACGCGCTTGACTTGTGCTGGCAAACGCTTGCCGAGTGCTTTGAACCGTCTGAACTGTTGATGAAACAGAATTTAATAGATAAGTATTATCCGAAGAGAAAATTTTCCGCGTAG
- a CDS encoding zinc ribbon domain-containing protein produces the protein MPIYTYICRECKEKFDLLVGVTAEKTELKCKKCGSKNIEKIPGAFSVGSSGGGSGSSGPSCPDGTCNL, from the coding sequence ATGCCCATATATACCTATATATGCAGGGAATGCAAAGAGAAATTTGACTTATTGGTAGGAGTAACCGCTGAAAAAACAGAGCTTAAATGCAAAAAGTGCGGCAGTAAAAATATTGAAAAGATACCGGGAGCATTTAGTGTGGGAAGTTCTGGCGGCGGGTCCGGTTCTTCCGGGCCAAGTTGTCCTGATGGAACATGTAATCTTTAG
- a CDS encoding thioredoxin domain-containing protein — protein sequence MAREYQGKLKVCKINVDEASNTASRYGIMSIPTLAVFKEGKIVESIIGIAPKQNIEIKIKQFID from the coding sequence ATTGCCAGGGAGTATCAGGGCAAATTAAAAGTATGCAAGATAAATGTGGATGAGGCTTCTAATACGGCATCTCGTTATGGAATAATGAGCATTCCTACATTGGCAGTTTTTAAAGAGGGTAAGATAGTGGAAAGTATTATAGGTATTGCACCTAAGCAAAATATTGAAATAAAGATTAAGCAGTTTATTGATTAA
- a CDS encoding MBL fold metallo-hydrolase, whose product MKITIISDNTAHKPELRKEWGFSCLIETERTPGILFDAGARGSVLLHNIEKLNIDPKNIDCVFISHDHWDHTGGLKAFLKLNDDIKLYLPDSFFSFTKPKAREVIRVKDTVKMYENIFSTGQLNGIEQSMIVKTDKGLVVIVGCSHPGVGNILNSAKQYGKVIALIGGLHGFNDFDLIKDLDLICATHCTQHKERIKKLYPEKFIEGGAGSEITV is encoded by the coding sequence ATGAAAATTACCATAATTTCCGATAACACGGCACACAAGCCGGAATTAAGGAAGGAATGGGGATTTTCCTGTCTGATAGAAACCGAACGTACCCCTGGAATTCTTTTTGATGCAGGAGCAAGGGGTTCAGTTCTTTTGCATAATATAGAAAAATTAAATATTGATCCCAAAAATATAGATTGTGTTTTTATCTCCCATGATCATTGGGATCATACCGGTGGTCTGAAAGCATTTTTAAAGCTTAATGATGATATTAAATTGTATCTTCCTGATTCCTTTTTTTCTTTTACCAAACCCAAAGCCAGGGAAGTAATCAGGGTTAAAGACACTGTAAAAATGTATGAAAACATTTTCTCGACAGGCCAGCTTAACGGGATAGAACAATCCATGATAGTAAAAACTGATAAAGGTTTAGTTGTCATTGTTGGCTGTTCCCACCCGGGTGTTGGAAATATCCTGAACAGTGCAAAACAGTATGGAAAAGTAATTGCCTTAATCGGAGGGCTGCATGGATTCAATGATTTTGATTTGATTAAGGATTTAGATTTAATCTGCGCTACCCATTGCACTCAACATAAAGAAAGGATAAAAAAGCTTTATCCGGAAAAATTTATAGAGGGCGGCGCGGGCAGTGAGATTACGGTATGA
- a CDS encoding class I SAM-dependent methyltransferase — protein MKTELKKWMEEDGLKFLREIGVKKGHTVLDFGSGVGHYTIPASKAVGRRGKVYALDKDMSSFNQLKKLIQQGNIKNIEGISENSKVILKGDSADVVLCYDVIHYGNRKERIAIYNEVHNILKKEGLFSVYPKHHKEDYPLMELANVDLEKVIEEIEGAGFVLEHKSSKRLLHDENYNEGCILNFRKQALI, from the coding sequence ATGAAAACAGAGCTAAAAAAGTGGATGGAAGAAGACGGGCTGAAGTTTTTACGGGAAATTGGCGTTAAGAAGGGCCATACTGTATTAGATTTTGGCTCGGGAGTTGGTCATTATACCATCCCTGCATCAAAAGCGGTGGGTAGGCGTGGTAAAGTGTATGCGCTGGATAAAGATATGAGCAGTTTTAATCAATTGAAAAAGTTGATACAACAAGGCAATATAAAAAACATTGAGGGAATAAGCGAAAATTCAAAAGTCATTTTAAAAGGTGATTCTGCTGATGTGGTTTTATGTTATGACGTTATTCATTACGGAAACAGAAAAGAAAGAATTGCGATTTATAATGAAGTTCACAACATCTTAAAGAAGGAAGGCCTTTTTTCCGTTTATCCCAAGCATCATAAGGAAGATTATCCCTTAATGGAATTAGCTAATGTTGATTTGGAAAAGGTTATAGAAGAAATAGAGGGGGCAGGTTTTGTTCTCGAACATAAATCTTCAAAAAGGCTTTTACACGATGAAAATTATAATGAAGGCTGTATATTAAATTTCAGGAAACAAGCTCTTATTTAG